A window of Onychostoma macrolepis isolate SWU-2019 chromosome 01, ASM1243209v1, whole genome shotgun sequence contains these coding sequences:
- the LOC131536619 gene encoding NXPE family member 3-like isoform X3 — protein MVTPSKKSKAPVCRLRPYALLQACALWTLFCLALWALHDGNHIKLFQPTRPKPVQNNSSSIISAFDMGISDEEWERLQKAIDWPIPDQEITRLDQSTSPVHSTFSIVGLKESYKVGENIYVTITARDHNKNLKRYGGDFFKAKLFNLELKASVYGEVVDHRNGTYSVALLLPWEGQAQVSVRLEHSSEVVQILKKYRDSSFPRSHYNGYFEGPGLNKTRISEVVECNLKWGADGSWRKGDCCCEYKDIRTGTVWQCERPKELSCDKLVHHSYGHLESPLNHFEQQLFTKNLTNIAISGDKNIINVLPNTASIGTMEKCRSGMTTPVPAGFYLKDVWKSFVCNTRQFSPAQMGYCLKNKIVYLMGDSTTRQWFEYLERNVPGIKRMDLHTPPANGPLMAVELENNIIIHWRPHSVPVRFSKMPITNLHYISNDIDELAGGPHVVIVFTFFAHLVFHPITFYVYEVAKIRQSVVALLSRAPETTVIIKSANTAGLKCLLGFSWTEGQTLLFSTMRQQVLGHNLIFIKVTGTCCSWTQ, from the exons GCTCTATGGGCATTGCATGATGGGAACCACATCAAACTATTTCAGCCCACCAGACCTAAAccagttcaaaataacagttcaTCCATAATATCCGCGTTTGACATGGGAATCAGTGATGAGGAGTGGGAAAGACTACAGAAGGCTATTGACTGGCCTATTCCAGATCAAGAAATCACTCGTCTGGATCAGAGCACGAGTCCAGTCCACTCAACTTTCTCTATTGTGGGACTCAAAGAGAGTTACAAAGTGGGAGAAAACATCTATGTTACTATCACAGCCAGAGACCACAACAAGAATCTGAAAAGATATGGAGGAGattttttcaaagcaaaactttTCAATCTAGAGTTAAAg GCGAGTGTGTACGGGGAAGTTGTGGATCATCGTAACGGGACTTACTCTGTTGCGCTTCTTCTGCCCTGGGAGGGTCAGGCACAAGTTTCTGTACGTCTTGAGCACTCCAGTGAGGTTGTGCAGATTCTTAAAAAATACAGAGACTCTTCATTCCCACGCAGCCACTATAATGGCTACTTTGAAGGGCCAGGACTCAATAAAACCAGGATCAGTGAAGTAGTAGAATGTAATCTTAAGTGGGGTGCAGATGGAAGTTGGAGGAAAGGCGACTGCTGCTGTGAGTATAAGGATATAAGAACAGGGACGGTGTGGCAGTGTGAGAGACCGAAGGAACTTTCCTGTGACAAACTGGTTCATCACTCATACGGACATTTGGAAAGCccattaaatcattttgagcAGCAGCTTTTTACAAA gaACTTAACAAATATTGCTATTAGCGGAgacaaaaacatcataaatgtccTTCCCAATACTGCATCCATTG GCACAATGGAGAAATGCAGGTCTGGCATGACAACACCAGTTCCTGCGGgattttatttgaaagatgTCTGGAAGTCTTTTGTATGCAACACTCGACAGTTCAGTCCTGCTCAAATGGGATACTGTCTTAAAAACAAGATTGTCTATTTGATGGGAGACTCCACCACAAGGCAGTGGTTTGAGTACTTAGAAAGAAATGTGCCAG GCATAAAGAGAATGGACCTCCACACTCCTCCTGCAAATGGCCCACTGATGGCTGTTGAGTTGGAAAATAACATCATTATTCACTGGAGGCCACACAGCGTTCCTGTGCGATTTAGTAAAATGCCTATTACTAATCTGCACTATATCAGCAATGATATTGATGAATTAGCCGGTGGGCCTCATGTAGTCATTGTCTTCACTTTCTTTGCTCACCTGGTTTTTCATCCAATAACATTTTACGTGTATGAAGTGGCCAAAATCCGCCAGTCTGTGGTTGCACTGCTGAGCCGCGCTCCAGAGACCACCGTTATCATCAAGTCTGCAAACACTGCTGGACTAAAG TGTCTTTTGGGCTTCTCCTGGACTGAAGGACAGACTctactcttcagcacaatg AGGCAGCAggtgttgggccacaacct